In one window of Helianthus annuus cultivar XRQ/B chromosome 17, HanXRQr2.0-SUNRISE, whole genome shotgun sequence DNA:
- the LOC110924848 gene encoding uncharacterized protein LOC110924848 — MVIHVAVVKIYVVGGVMVTGMVVEDLIEVVETKQRLNERLDEWRVALEGKGLRISRSKTEYLHCDFSGAVDREDTQISICGQAVPRVTRFKYFGSFVQKDGEIDSDVPHRIQAGWCRW; from the exons ATGGTGATACACGTTGCAGTGGTGAAGATTTATGTGGTTGGTGGTGTGATGGTGACGGGAATGGTGGTGGAGGATTTGATTGAAG TTGTGGAGACTAAGCAACGACTGAATGAGAGGTTAGATGAGTGGCGAGTTGCTTTAGAAGGCAAAGGTTTAAGAATTAGTCGTTCAAAGACCGAGTACCTCCACTGTGATTTCAGTGGAGCAGTCGACCGTGAAGATACTCAAATCTCCATTTGTGGTCAAGCAGTGCCACGGGTTAcaaggtttaaatattttggaTCATTTGTACAAAAGGATGGGGAGATAGATAGTGACGTTCCCCATCGTATCCAAGCTGGCTGGTGTAGGTGGTGA